A window of the Rhizobium brockwellii genome harbors these coding sequences:
- a CDS encoding succinoglycan biosynthesis protein exop, with protein MYDIKARNSFQDRAAAGPRAHDDSYGTPRSGRLDIAPPEAELLRVIGRVLEEQRTRAARTAPLVDRIETILGNRLRAANDVGHPLLQEPAGDEELSAPADEPMISPAPPATLREEPAEPRSAAPRRRVGGIGLAMMVAAATIVGAGLPALMPASPALYRAEATLAVKSDAASRAAFTQAAAKGMLSARVIASTVAALKLDHDPEFAGASANALGVALDLLSATGAAADPASRAEATLKHAVEITPDAAAGTILISVTTGDSGKSMRIAAKLAEAVSATDGPGGNVETDAALRKTYDEVKAELAAFTAKSGEGNVKVAIDLRRQIDRLDADLKAADQNILTAKAQTDRLKVAKLAEVLDGSLPSDMLSPALQDWRDKYAVAKTTLAQLSAELGPRHPRLLQQQAETDGLKENMGKELTRLAQTANLAAKAAVDARKGLNARRNTLIAQSRDTGVDLSRLTELSEKANAARSRLEEATSAAAETATDGRIVLLKPPLATAVSATDGRIGRSLMGAAAGLVVGLASAFLLRLRRPVANPAGEKMPASPPQTPLPPTFAQDPAPVDEMEVLRSEISGLRDRLRLHALDARQPLR; from the coding sequence ATGTACGATATCAAGGCCCGAAACAGCTTCCAGGATCGCGCAGCCGCAGGGCCGCGCGCCCATGACGATTCCTATGGGACGCCCCGGTCGGGCCGGCTTGATATCGCGCCGCCCGAGGCCGAATTGCTGCGTGTCATCGGCCGGGTGTTGGAGGAGCAGCGCACAAGAGCGGCGCGCACCGCACCGCTGGTCGACCGCATCGAAACCATCCTCGGCAACCGCCTCCGGGCCGCCAACGACGTCGGCCATCCGCTTCTTCAGGAGCCGGCGGGCGATGAAGAGCTGAGTGCTCCGGCCGACGAGCCGATGATCTCACCCGCACCGCCGGCCACGCTCCGTGAAGAACCCGCCGAGCCCAGGTCGGCAGCGCCGCGCCGCCGCGTGGGCGGCATTGGTCTTGCGATGATGGTGGCCGCCGCGACGATCGTCGGCGCGGGCTTGCCGGCGCTGATGCCGGCCTCGCCAGCCCTCTACCGTGCCGAGGCGACGCTTGCGGTGAAGAGCGATGCCGCAAGCCGCGCTGCCTTCACCCAGGCCGCGGCGAAAGGGATGCTGTCGGCGCGGGTGATTGCTTCGACGGTGGCTGCCCTGAAACTCGATCATGATCCCGAATTTGCCGGCGCCAGTGCTAATGCGCTCGGCGTCGCGCTCGATCTCCTCTCCGCGACCGGCGCTGCTGCCGATCCGGCCTCGCGCGCCGAGGCGACGCTGAAACATGCGGTCGAGATAACACCCGATGCCGCCGCCGGCACCATCCTCATCAGCGTAACGACCGGCGATAGCGGCAAATCCATGCGCATCGCCGCAAAGCTTGCCGAAGCGGTGTCCGCAACAGACGGCCCCGGCGGCAACGTCGAAACCGATGCCGCCTTGCGTAAAACCTATGACGAGGTGAAGGCGGAGCTTGCCGCCTTCACGGCGAAGAGCGGCGAGGGCAACGTCAAGGTGGCGATCGATCTTCGCCGCCAGATCGACCGGCTCGATGCCGATCTGAAAGCGGCCGACCAGAATATTCTTACCGCCAAGGCGCAGACCGACCGGCTCAAGGTCGCAAAACTTGCCGAAGTGCTCGACGGTTCGTTGCCCTCCGATATGCTCTCGCCGGCGCTGCAGGACTGGCGCGACAAATATGCCGTCGCCAAAACGACGCTTGCGCAGCTGTCGGCCGAGCTCGGCCCGCGCCATCCGCGCCTCCTGCAGCAGCAGGCCGAAACCGACGGCCTGAAGGAGAATATGGGCAAGGAGCTTACCCGTCTTGCCCAGACTGCCAACCTCGCCGCCAAAGCCGCCGTCGATGCGCGCAAGGGCTTGAACGCTCGCCGCAACACGCTGATCGCCCAGAGCCGGGACACCGGCGTCGATTTGTCACGCCTGACCGAGCTCAGCGAAAAGGCGAATGCCGCCCGCTCGCGCCTCGAAGAGGCGACGTCCGCAGCGGCGGAAACGGCCACCGACGGTCGTATCGTTCTCCTGAAGCCGCCGCTGGCGACGGCGGTATCGGCAACGGATGGCCGGATCGGTCGCTCGCTAATGGGCGCAGCCGCGGGCCTTGTGGTCGGTCTTGCCTCGGCTTTCCTGCTGCGCCTGCGTCGGCCCGTCGCCAATCCCGCAGGTGAGAAAATGCCGGCATCCCCGCCGCAGACCCCACTGCCGCCGACGTTCGCGCAGGACCCCGCTCCGGTCGACGAGATGGAGGTGCTGCGCTCCGAAATCTCCGGCCTGCGCGACCGGCTTCGTCTTCATGCGCTCGACGCGCGGCAGCCGCTGCGTTGA
- the folD gene encoding bifunctional methylenetetrahydrofolate dehydrogenase/methenyltetrahydrofolate cyclohydrolase FolD, which translates to MTTVIDGKNVAASVIQTVKSATAALEKSSGVTTGLAVVIVGDDPASHAYVGSKGRMAKECGFKSVQHTLPAETKQEELAALVASLNADPSIHGILVQLPLPKPLDSEAIIQSILPEKDVDGLSVVNAGKLATGDLKTGLVSCTPAGAMVFVRRTHGEDLSGLNAVVIGRSNLFGKPMAQLLLNANATVTIAHSRTKNLAEVCRNADILVAAVGRPEMVRADWVKPGATVIDVGINRVAAPERGEGKTRLVGDVAFEEVSAIASTITPVPGGVGPMTIAMLMANTVIAAHRTAGQTPPQF; encoded by the coding sequence GTGACGACAGTAATCGACGGAAAGAACGTAGCTGCATCGGTCATTCAGACGGTCAAGAGTGCGACGGCGGCGCTGGAAAAGAGCAGCGGCGTCACCACCGGTCTTGCGGTCGTCATCGTCGGCGACGATCCGGCAAGCCACGCCTATGTCGGCTCCAAGGGCCGCATGGCCAAGGAATGCGGCTTCAAATCCGTTCAGCACACGCTGCCGGCCGAGACGAAGCAGGAGGAACTGGCAGCTCTCGTCGCCAGCCTCAACGCCGATCCGTCGATCCACGGCATTCTGGTGCAACTGCCCTTGCCGAAGCCGCTCGACAGCGAGGCGATCATCCAGTCGATCCTGCCGGAAAAGGATGTCGACGGCCTGAGCGTCGTCAATGCCGGCAAACTGGCCACCGGCGACCTGAAGACCGGACTGGTCTCCTGCACCCCCGCCGGCGCCATGGTCTTTGTCCGCCGCACCCATGGCGAGGATCTCTCCGGCCTCAACGCCGTCGTCATCGGCCGCTCCAACCTGTTCGGCAAGCCGATGGCGCAATTGCTGCTCAACGCCAATGCGACGGTGACGATTGCTCATTCCAGGACCAAGAACCTCGCCGAGGTCTGCCGCAACGCCGATATCCTGGTGGCCGCCGTCGGCCGGCCGGAGATGGTCAGGGCCGATTGGGTGAAGCCCGGTGCAACGGTCATCGACGTCGGCATCAACCGTGTTGCAGCCCCCGAAAGAGGCGAGGGCAAGACCCGGCTCGTTGGCGACGTCGCCTTCGAGGAGGTCTCGGCGATCGCCAGCACCATCACCCCGGTTCCCGGCGGCGTCGGGCCGATGACCATCGCCATGTTGATGGCCAATACGGTCATTGCCGCCCACCGCACTGCGGGGCAGACACCGCCGCAGTTTTGA
- a CDS encoding LacI family DNA-binding transcriptional regulator → MNLKQLSELLGLSQTTVSRALNGYPEVNEATRERVLQAVKETGYRPNKAAQRLATGKAGSIGLVMPTAPGHQSDVHFGEFLAGLGEEAVRHDFHFVIMPADPDDEVAALRRLAISGNVDALFVAYMRGHDPRLAMLKSLSMPYVVHGRSFGSEPDYPYLDIDNEGAFYDATRLLLQLGHTRFALMNGPMHLDFAIRRKNGVISALAERGLALDEGCMSHALMTDEQGLLAMEHFLQLPERPTAILCSSTVLALGAIRAVNQAGLRLGEDISLIAHDDVLPLLKPESFSVPLTTTRSSLRAAGVRIAQRLIGTVKQAGPFPDQELWKTELIVRASTGPVPQA, encoded by the coding sequence GTGAATCTCAAACAGCTATCGGAATTGCTGGGGCTGTCGCAGACGACGGTGAGCCGAGCGCTGAACGGCTATCCCGAGGTCAACGAGGCGACCCGGGAGCGCGTGCTTCAGGCTGTCAAGGAAACCGGGTACCGCCCGAACAAGGCGGCGCAACGGCTTGCGACCGGCAAGGCAGGCTCGATCGGCCTCGTCATGCCGACGGCGCCCGGCCACCAGTCCGACGTGCATTTCGGTGAATTCCTGGCCGGGCTCGGCGAAGAAGCCGTGCGCCACGACTTCCACTTCGTGATCATGCCGGCCGACCCGGATGACGAGGTGGCGGCGCTGCGCCGCCTTGCGATCAGCGGCAATGTCGATGCCCTGTTCGTCGCCTATATGCGCGGTCACGATCCGCGGCTCGCCATGCTGAAATCGCTCTCGATGCCCTATGTCGTGCACGGCCGCTCCTTCGGTTCGGAGCCGGACTATCCCTATCTCGACATCGACAACGAAGGCGCCTTCTACGATGCGACGCGGCTCTTGCTGCAGCTCGGCCATACGCGCTTTGCGCTGATGAACGGACCGATGCATCTCGATTTCGCCATCCGCAGGAAGAACGGCGTCATATCAGCCCTTGCCGAGCGCGGGCTCGCGCTCGATGAGGGTTGTATGAGCCACGCGCTGATGACGGACGAACAAGGCCTGCTGGCAATGGAACACTTCCTGCAATTGCCGGAACGGCCGACGGCGATCCTCTGCTCCAGCACGGTGCTGGCGCTCGGCGCGATCCGCGCGGTCAACCAGGCGGGATTGCGGCTCGGCGAGGATATCTCGCTGATCGCCCATGACGACGTGCTGCCGCTGCTGAAACCGGAAAGCTTTTCCGTGCCGCTGACGACGACGCGCTCTTCCTTGCGGGCGGCGGGCGTTCGCATCGCGCAGCGGCTGATCGGCACCGTAAAGCAGGCCGGCCCCTTCCCCGACCAAGAGCTCTGGAAGACCGAGCTGATCGTCAGGGCCTCGACCGGTCCTGTTCCCCAGGCCTAG